Within Peromyscus leucopus breed LL Stock chromosome 16_21, UCI_PerLeu_2.1, whole genome shotgun sequence, the genomic segment CACTCtctgtgcctgctgcctgtggatcaggatgtaagctctcagctgctgctcagcTGTTGTGCCTGCCTGTTGTCATGATCTGaatcatgatgatcatggactcactctctgaaactggaagctaTGCCCCAACTAGATGCTTCCTTtcataagttaccttggtcatggcatttcatcacagcaatagaacagtaactacaCTGCCGAGGGACCCACCCTCAGCATGTCAGGTGCTGAAGAGTAGGCATGGAGTCTGTGCAGCTGCATACACACTCAGGAAACTTCTGAGGGCCAAAGCTTAATTCctcattttacttttctctttctgttgcttgttACTACTCaggttgtttgttggtttgtttgtttgttctatttttctaCCCAGATGTTTCCATCTTCTTCCCAGTTGTTCTCCTATTATATCTttccttatattttcttctacacctttcctggtgttttccttctacaTCTTCCCTGCTGTCTTCTTTCTACATCTTCTAcatctcttatttttctcttatccctTTTATACTTCCCGAGACAAAAATTTCTATGCAAGAAAAGATTACCTCACAACCACAAGTTACATATTAAAATttccaaaaacaaatttaagtctTTATACAGGAAGAAATCACATTATGATCACAAGTTATGTGCTTTTCTTAGAagcccatctggctcttcctcatcttccatctcatccacacattctctctggtcaaaatcctccttatcttTCTCAATTCTCCATCCTCCAGTACTCTAGGgtatccagttataaacccaagcaataacaatcctccccctccagctaggtcaccaggcttgaattcctacagggtcataaaggtagGCAAGAATTTTCCTCGGGCAGTGACCATTgggctttcttttataacctgAAAATGAAGTGGTTAAAGAAGGAGGTCAATTGAGAGCTAATGAtcggttagtatatcaaaaaggggatctatgtgctcagtctacattcctagaagtagttaggtatgaagttaggagtctatgttaataatagaaaaggagggtctcagttaaattgtgtgaagctattacttaaggtccacctggcctaggagacaggtgttgtttccatAAGTGTGTTACCCTTAGTTCAGGAGaacatttggccttggatgcttgataggtattttagataaatacactgttaggagttcttggaagcacacaagaaaatcatttcaggaaccagctaatatatatatatatatatatatatatatatatatatacaaaagctaaaatatcaccaagacttcttaagccatggcttgacctttggagaagtcgttgacttttccaagtagtatcTTTTGTGATAgaagctgaattccattacattttcctgcagcttgcagcaagCAAGATTACAATAACACAAAAGACAATCCAAGAAACATCCATGAAGGAAGGCAAGAAGAGACAGCCAAGTCTTAAAAACCCATTTTTTAACATGGATGATTCCTCCCTGCAGAGGCTGCCCTGGGCTTGTGAGAACAATGACTGATAGAACactcagaaaagaacaggatcAAAACTCACAGGAAAGAACTAGAACAGGTGTGTCTTCTACAGAAACACAATGTGAAAACAAAGATGATGCCTGAGAAGAGGCTGAGAGCTGTCCCTGGAGCAGACAGGACCAGACCCGGTTATATTTGAGTCCTTGTGATCACAGGTCCTGGTGGAACAACCTTCTACTGAGGAACAAGGACAGAGTTGGTGAAGATGACCTAGTTAAGGATGACTACATCAAAGCTCATGAAAGACAGAGCACTGAGCAAGCCCAGCCACACTTGACTTCTCTAGTGCTCTGCCCTACCCTTACAAGAGGTAACATCAAATACCTGGATCCTGGACGTTTTCTGGTTTAATTATCTCTGTCAGACTTTGTGGATAATCTCCCTTAAAGAACCCACAAACCACACATTGCATCTAGAAACTGAAGCACAAACTAACATCTGTACAATTGTTTTCAGCAAAAAATAAGAAGCTGCATCTCAGTGGTGCCTAAAGTTCAGTTAGGGATAAAGACATCcctgtcctgcctctgctggaacaGAAGAGGTGACTGGAGACAAGATATGGGTCAGTGTCAGAAGGAAGATAATGCTCTTGAAATAACCATATTGAAGACAAAATGCAAAAACATCTTGTATGTTTCAGTCCCAAATAAGGCGACAGTCACATActgtagaagaaaataataagaaattcacatctggggatggaaagatggctcaatggttatgagtactggatgctcttccagaatgGCAGGGTTTGAATTACAGCACTTACACcatgtctcacaaccatctataactccagttccaggggatccaatgccttcttctggcctcacctctgcaggcactacagGCACaggatgcatgcatacatacaggcaaaaatctcatacatataaaataaaaataaataaatattttttaaaaagaaattcacatCAGTACTGAAAATTGTGATACAACATGCCATCACACATTCAAAATGTAACAATCCAGAAAGTCTCTACAATACAAAGGACTATTatcctctgtcccacaccaggtaCTCAGAGTCCTCTTTTTAAAGGTGTAATAGATGTATCAGAGCTCTGGGCACTGTACCTACCTGGAATAGAACAAAGAAGAACCTGGCCACAGCCTACAGGATATGAGGGTCTAGGGAGGATCATGACCTGAGCTTCCCAATGAGTTCCCAACTATGGAAaaggtgcaggcctttaatcccaacaggcagatttctttgagttcaaggccagtctggtctacacagtgagttccaggaaagctagggctacacagagaaactctgtctcaaaaaaagtagtCAACACCACACTAGCATGAGGTATTTTGTCTAGGTATTAATTAAAGTTGCTTAAATATCAGTAGAGAAATTTGGGATTATACTGTATAGACAATCCTGAAGGCAATACTGAAAATTATATCAAGTATTCTAATGACCTGGTAGATATGCTTTCAAGTGTGCATATTTGCATGTATGAGGTAGCACATGTATGTCCTCTCTTGGATTCCATTTTTCAAAGGACGGTTTTATACTAATATAATTCTTACTTCTGTTACTATGTAATATAATTTGAGTTCATGTATTATGGtaccttaaacattttttttagaaaacaacagaaatttaataGTATATTAGTATACATTTAATATAGTATCAATATACCAGCATATTAGTGTAACAGCAACAGTATACCTTGTGTATACATGGGGGATACTCAGAAATTCAAAGATGTGGCCTTGTAGTCATGTTTAGCTGCTGTTCTGCTGAACCAGAATGCAGAGGTGAATTATAGCTTAAACTGGTGCCTCTTCCACTAATAAGAAGGTCTGGTGATTTGGCCATTCCTTCCTGATACAAAAATGAAGATTTCACACTGGCACTAATGCACCAGGGAGAtgaggcttattattattattattattattttaactgaaaattctttttcatacaatatattctgatcacacttTCCCCTACCCCAGCTCCTACCAGatcctccctccccacacaatgccacattctttctttctctctctctttaaaaaaaaaaaaaaaaaaaaagaaagaggcatATTTCAGGAGGCTGTATTCTGGTCTCCTCTAGGTCAGAGACACTCACAATAAGCAATTcctacaaataaaaaatacattcagGATTTTGAAGTTGTAATAAATTTTAGATAATAATAAAGATTCCTTTGAGGGTGTGGCATTAGTTATAATTTGGTCCCAAATGTGAATATTACATTTTCCCCACATGTGCCAATATAAAATACTCTactaaaagaaataagaaaatcattTATTCAAGGCCAATCAAGAGTGACCCAGGAACATGAATCCACACCGCACTGAAAGACATGCCTCACTGTGGAAGGTGTTACATGAATCTGCATAGTCGCAGAACCAAGGAAGCAATAAATCAGTATGCTTCCCAGTTACGCTGGTGGATCATCAGGGTTACAGCCAAATGGGAAAGTTTGTCCTAAAGGTGCCAGATGTTAAAACATGGCTTAGCTTTGTGTTGGTAGAGAAGAAACATCTGCTAAGCTCTGCGATCCCTGCCTGGAGAGTTTTAATACAATCTGTGGGATCTGTGGGATCTTTAATACAGACAGAGCTTCTTCATAGGACTTAGTTTGTCTGTGGGCCACAAGGTCAATTGTAAGCCTGAGCAGTCTGGGTGAGTTACACAGCTACTGAAAAGCCTTTGTAATTCATAAATCCACCTCTACAGTTAAAACAACGATAAAAAGCACAGTAATAATAGCACCCACGTCCCTTTGGTCCCTTCCTAGGTGCCCACACTGTGTAGGTGTTgcacacaaaaattttaaatataatttcccCTTTACCCACACATAGCCTGTTTATGAAAcagcattttataattttcttactctcagctcttcttttctttttttttcatttttctttaagaaattttctactcactctacatactacccacagatcccacctcctccctcctctcatcccccagccctccctcccaaaccAGCCCACATCCCCACAGCCCCCAAATCCCACTCACCCTCtaagactgcaactgttccctaaGACAGAGCCCACTTTAAGCATTTTCCTTCTGCTTTGGCTATTCATGGACTTCAGTGTCTCCCTACGAATGTTAgtattattttttcctaatttgGTGAAGAATGACATTAAGATTTGAATAGAGACTTCCAATGATTTCAGTAACACGGCCAGTTCCccaatattaattctgccaatccaAAAGCATTGGAGAGACACccccatgtgtgagtgtgtgtgtgtgtgtgtgtgtgtgtgttcatagatAATCAGACACATATGCCTATACATGTGCTAGTATATGTAAGCCAAAAGACAACCCACAGAATCATGTTATCATATCTCAGGCATTGTGctctgttgcaggatatttgatcacactgtgaaacccTGGGAATGTGTTAACAAAATTAATCTTGGATCAGGGAGCAGAACCAGCAACAAGTTGACcgaaattagccatagagagtccAGAGGAGCTAGAAATACAGATAGAGACATACATAGGAAGTATTAGTAGGGAGAGACTTTGAGTGCAGCGGTCTTTTTTGGCTTGGCAGAGTGAAAGGACACTCTCTTTTGGAGATGCTGGCAAAGAGATAAGGTCATCTAGTTGccactcaacctctctgagctagcaggttttcacccaagcctctgactcccgagtctcATTGGTAAATAGAGCAATagagaattaattaaaaactacatttaaTGGCAGTGGCAGGAGGCAGACTGGTGGGACATGAaagtcctgcctggccactgcctGACAAGTGGGCCAGTGACTGTAGAGCCACAATTACTGGCCGAAGcatcagtagattcaggtgcagccactgtgctgaTGGACAAACATCAAGTCCTCCTCTTATCTTCtgagcaggatctctcactgtcctggaacttgtcaaATAAGATGGGAtggttgaccagcaagccccgagagtctgtctgtctctgtctcccattgcTGTGAGTACAAGAGCACCACCACCACGGGTGGATTTTTCTAGgtaggctctggggattgaacgcCAATCTCTGTGCTTACAAGGTAACTGTTTTGCTGGACTACTTTTTAAGCCCCTAGTGGGCATGCttttaaaaactatctttttattgttgttctttatgtgtatcttttctttacattttaaatcatattacaaataaagtttgttctttgacaatttcatgtatgTGAATAATGTATTCTAGTTACTCTGATTTCTTATCCTCTTATCTCTTTCCCAACCTCATTAACCTCTTCTCTATCCTACAAATCCACTTCCCACATTCATGTCTTCCGGTTTTGTTTTgaaacccactgagtttaaccaagCCTTTATGACTGTGGGCTAACCCACAGGCTATCCATTGGAGACTTTAACCAAGGTGGTCTGTATGACCATGGGAATGGGTCCATCCATTGGAGCCTTTAATCAAGAGGGTCTGTATGGTCATGGGCACAGAACTATCCACTGGAGCCTAGTGAAAAACTGTCTCTATAAATAGGAAAGTATAATGAAAATTTGtatgtgaaatatatacataatttgtgAACAGCACAATCTTTAGCCAAACTCTGGGATTTGCCGTAAAAGTTTCTAGCAAGTATGCATTCACTACCACTACACTgtactttatttttgtgtatgtttctatAATACAGTAACAAAGTAAATAAGTAGAATAAAATCAACTTTAATATTTGTAAATGCACATATCATTAGGCCTAGCAACTTACGTTCTGAAATTGTATTATAGGAAAACATAAATGTATAAGAGTTGAGGTGGCTTCTAAAAGCTGAGTATAGCTAAACATTCCTAACAACAAAAGGTTATTTAAACTATTCAGTTATGTTTAGCCATATGAAGAAGCTAAAAAGAGTAAAGAAGTGGACGATAGTTAACATAGGATTTGTTCATGATTTGTTCAGTGGGAAAACAGATTGCAAATTCTATTATACAAGTTGTAGACACACATATccaaaaataaagaatgctttaAAAGTCATACTACAGTAATATAAATGAGAATTAATTCTAAATTTGTTTCAgtattgatattttctttctttaattttcctttcattaaTCAGTAGTAGTAGCACTACATACAGCAATGGACTAGAAAGTAACAATTCAGTACATGTCTGCCCTGTTTGATGATCAAAACAGTGCACTATTTATGGTGTATTCGTTTAAAAATCTCATATTAATTTACATAATCGTTTAAACtaattgtcttagtcagtgttctatttctgtgaagagacaccatgactccAGCAattcatataaaagaaagcatttaattggggcttgcttacagtttcagagatttagtccattatggcAGCACACAgatggacatggtgctggagaagtagctgagagttctaaaaCCAGATCTAtgggcagcaggaaaagaaaaagccactggGACTAGCTTGGGCTCTCAAAAAGTCAAAGTCCAACACCCcctgacatacatacacacacacacacacacacacacacacacacacacacacacacacaccagtgacacacatcctccaacaaggccacaccacctaatcctttcaaatagtgccactccctgatgaccaagcattcaaatttatgaacctatgggggccactctcattcaaaccaccacactaataTTTGAAAATTGCTGAACTCTTATCTTCCCCTCGGGAATAATTCAGAAGACTTAAAGGGAAATTTGGGGAAATAACAGTGTTCCTCCCCGGCCCATTATGGGAGACTTTTCAAGCAAGACCCTGAACGTCCAATAGAAAATCTTCACTGCTCTCCTTAGGTCACATTTCAATTGCTTTGCAGTAGAGAAGCCTTCTTAGTGCCTGATGTACCTCCTGGTTCCTCAAGGTATATATGACGGGGTTGAAGATGGGAGTGACCACTGTGTAGAGCAGGGCAACAACCTTGGAGAGAAGCTGGGAGTGGACAGCAGAGGGTGCAATGTACAAGACCATGAGTGTTCCATAGAATGTGGACACCACAGCCAGGTGAGAGGAGCATGTAGAGAAAGCTTTTGTTCTTCTGGTGCCAGCGGGAACTCTCAACACAGTCACCACaatctgagcataggaaaccagAACCAGCCCAAAGGGGATCGTCAGGAAGACAACAGAGAGAACAAATGTGGTCACCTGGGCCACTCTGGTGTCTGAGCAGGCCAGGACCATCAAGGGTGAGAAATCACAGTAAAAGTGGTCAATTTGGTTGGGGCCACAGAACCTCAGCTGGGCCAGCAAAGCAACAACTAGTCCATCTACCATGAATCCAGACAGCCAGACTGTGAGCACCAACCCCAGACACCACTGAGGCCCCATCAAAAGTGGGTATCTTAGCGGGTGACAGATTGCTAGGTAGCGATCATATGCCATCACAGCCAGAAGAAAGCACTCATCTGTAGCCAGAGAGCCAAAGAGGAAGAACTGGAGCaagcagccagccacagagaTGGCAGACTCCTGTAGGAAGCCCTCCAACATTTTGGGCACCACTGTGGAGGTATAGAGGATCTCAATGAAGGACAGGTTcaccagaaaaaaatacataggtGTGTGAAGCCTCTGGGagctcaccaccaccactacaatGAGCATGTTCCCTGTGATGATGGAGGCGTAGACGAtggtgagaacagaaaagaatggGAGGTATAGCCCAGGGACTTCATGGAAGCCAAGAAGTATAAATTCAGTGACAGTTTGGTTTCCTGTGGAGATGCTTTCCATGGGATCATTCAGTTTTCTAGTTGGCTTGACAGAAACTAGAGAAATTTTAGTGTGTCTCTGTTGTCTGTTGCAATTCTAAGATTGACAAGGCTAAAACAAGATAATAGAGTGTACAAAATGAGGATGGATTAAACTGGTCTTCATCTTTCCCTTTTAGTTATTACCACCTTATTTCCCTTTTAGTTATTACTCTTCCTTCCCATGCCCTTTGATGTAGCATATTCCTAATGGCCTAGGAGAGCTTAACCATAttcaaattttcaataaaaaccaaaactttGTGTAGTGACCACCATGTGTGTTCCTTGACAACAAACTTTTACCTTTCACAACCAAAGCCAATGCTGCTACAAAAGAATTGAATGGTATGCTGGAATCCCATGGTGAAGGCTAGTCATCTTTACCTCAACAGTCTCTCTGGTCTTCATCATGTAGTCACTTCAGTCTCATcaatttctttgatttcttatcatttcttcctctgtgttccATTCCTATGTGTGTACAATGGCCCACTGGGTAGACTTTTTGTCTctaatttttagaatattttatcaacATAATCTTCTGAAAGTACAGTTTCTTTAGCTGACTAGAGGTTTTAATTAAGGTATAAAATTATGGTGAGAGGGAAGTATAGGAGCTATgggaatagaaggaaaagaaacccagacTGGGGTTGTAGGGTAGAGAATTGTGGGGCAGAGGGTGTGGAAATAAAGTTCGGGGAAACTTCCTGAAGACAGTAGCTTTTAAGTTACTGTTGTATAAGATACTGTCTTACGTTAAGCTAAGTTTTGAAAGCTGGATAACAGTGGACCAGTCAGCAGACAGTGAACCAGGCAATGTGACCTGATGCAAAAGCTTGTGGGTGCAGAGGTGTGATGGAGCACAGTGCTTCTGAAGAGCTGAAGTGATCCTTGTATGGCAGGCAGGACTTCACATGCTGACCAAGTGAGAATATGTAGGATGGCtagaagcaaaggagaaaaattaagaagaaagcaGGAGCAAACCATACACATGTTCTCATAAAATCTAAACTGTTTCCACTCCATAATAGTAATAAAAGTATGTGTCATTTATAACATGAAATTCAAGTTATCTAACACCAATGCCCTACAACAGCTGCCTGGGAAGGTGAAATTAAATGGCTCAGGGAACTGCATGCTGTTTATGACTCTGCCACAGGCCAAATCTGTATATTTCATGGAATTACATTTTCTATTCCTGTGTAGCACTGGTGCTATATCCTCAGAGATAGAGAGGTACCGTTTAAGTTGTATGTTGTGTGTCTCCCCCGGGGTTTCCTTGACTAACCACTTTTCTTTCATTAGCACTCTTATACTGAGTATATAGAGGACATTATTTTAAACCTTGAGGATTTCCAGTCAAATAAAACAAGGCCATTACCTTAAGGAGCCTTATGGAATAGATGCACACATCAACAGATAATTGCAGCACACTGAGAGGAAGCTGATGAATTAAAACTGGATGAAATAGTTCTGGGAGAAGTGGTGCTGAGTGGCCTGCTATAGCTGTGGAAAATGTAAAGGGAGATGATGGTATTCCAGATAGAAAGAAAACTATGGCTAGATTCTA encodes:
- the LOC114682693 gene encoding olfactory receptor 11A1-like, with product MESISTGNQTVTEFILLGFHEVPGLYLPFFSVLTIVYASIITGNMLIVVVVVSSQRLHTPMYFFLVNLSFIEILYTSTVVPKMLEGFLQESAISVAGCLLQFFLFGSLATDECFLLAVMAYDRYLAICHPLRYPLLMGPQWCLGLVLTVWLSGFMVDGLVVALLAQLRFCGPNQIDHFYCDFSPLMVLACSDTRVAQVTTFVLSVVFLTIPFGLVLVSYAQIVVTVLRVPAGTRRTKAFSTCSSHLAVVSTFYGTLMVLYIAPSAVHSQLLSKVVALLYTVVTPIFNPVIYTLRNQEVHQALRRLLYCKAIEM